In a single window of the Arachis hypogaea cultivar Tifrunner chromosome 6, arahy.Tifrunner.gnm2.J5K5, whole genome shotgun sequence genome:
- the LOC112756127 gene encoding ABC transporter I family member 17-like isoform X1, with protein MSSLIDEWKEQLLEVENGEGHPKMEVRDLRRVSDAGVPILKGISLEIPKGVIVGVIGPSGSGKSTLLRALNRLWEPPSASVFLDSRDICQLDVLSLRRKVGMLFQLPALFEGTVADNVRYGPSLSGKKLSDVEVCKLLMLADLDASFLQKSAAELSVGQAQRVALARTLANSPEVLLLDEPTSALDPISTENIEAALLKLNKNSGMTMIMVSHSIKQIQRIADVVCLLVDGEIVEILNPNQLSQANHPMAQRFLQLTT; from the exons ATGTCTTCTCTGATAG ATGAGTGGAAGGAGCAGCTTTTGGAGGTGGAGAATGGCGAAGGACACCCGAAAATGGAGGTACGCGATCTTCGGAGAGTGTCGGATGCAGGGGTCCCAATACTGAAGGGCATCAGTCTGGAAATCCCAAAGGGCGTCATAGTGGGAGTCATAGGCCCCAGTGGCAGCGGCAAGTCAACGCTCCTCAGGGCACTCAACCGCCTCTGGGAGCCTCCATCCGCCTCCGTCTTCCTCGACTCTCGAGACATCTGCCAGCTCGACGTGCTCTCCCTCCGGCGCAAAGTCGGCATGCTGTTCCAGCTGCCCGCCCTCTTCGAAGGCACTGTAGCCGACAACGTGAGGTACGGCCCCAGCCTCAGCGGGAAGAAGCTTTCAGATGTTGAGGTATGTAAGCTGTTGATGCTAGCGGACCTGGACGCTTCCTTCCTTCAGAAGTCGGCGGCGGAGTTGTCAGTGGGTCAAGCACAGAGGGTTGCGCTGGCCAGAACTCTTGCTAATTCCCCTGAGGTTTTGCTGCTTGATGAGCCAACGAGTGCTTTAGATCCTATTTCCACGGAGAATATAGAGGCTGCATTGTTGAAGCTCAACAAGAATAGTGGCATGACCATGATTATGGTGTCTCACAGCATCAAACAAATACAGAGGATTGCTGACGTCGTCTGCCTCCTCGTTGATGGTGAGATTGTTGAGATTCTAAACCCTAACCAACTCTCCCAAGCCAACcatcccatggctcagaggtttCTTCAACTCACCACTTAA
- the LOC112756127 gene encoding ABC transporter I family member 17-like isoform X2: protein MEVRDLRRVSDAGVPILKGISLEIPKGVIVGVIGPSGSGKSTLLRALNRLWEPPSASVFLDSRDICQLDVLSLRRKVGMLFQLPALFEGTVADNVRYGPSLSGKKLSDVEVCKLLMLADLDASFLQKSAAELSVGQAQRVALARTLANSPEVLLLDEPTSALDPISTENIEAALLKLNKNSGMTMIMVSHSIKQIQRIADVVCLLVDGEIVEILNPNQLSQANHPMAQRFLQLTT, encoded by the coding sequence ATGGAGGTACGCGATCTTCGGAGAGTGTCGGATGCAGGGGTCCCAATACTGAAGGGCATCAGTCTGGAAATCCCAAAGGGCGTCATAGTGGGAGTCATAGGCCCCAGTGGCAGCGGCAAGTCAACGCTCCTCAGGGCACTCAACCGCCTCTGGGAGCCTCCATCCGCCTCCGTCTTCCTCGACTCTCGAGACATCTGCCAGCTCGACGTGCTCTCCCTCCGGCGCAAAGTCGGCATGCTGTTCCAGCTGCCCGCCCTCTTCGAAGGCACTGTAGCCGACAACGTGAGGTACGGCCCCAGCCTCAGCGGGAAGAAGCTTTCAGATGTTGAGGTATGTAAGCTGTTGATGCTAGCGGACCTGGACGCTTCCTTCCTTCAGAAGTCGGCGGCGGAGTTGTCAGTGGGTCAAGCACAGAGGGTTGCGCTGGCCAGAACTCTTGCTAATTCCCCTGAGGTTTTGCTGCTTGATGAGCCAACGAGTGCTTTAGATCCTATTTCCACGGAGAATATAGAGGCTGCATTGTTGAAGCTCAACAAGAATAGTGGCATGACCATGATTATGGTGTCTCACAGCATCAAACAAATACAGAGGATTGCTGACGTCGTCTGCCTCCTCGTTGATGGTGAGATTGTTGAGATTCTAAACCCTAACCAACTCTCCCAAGCCAACcatcccatggctcagaggtttCTTCAACTCACCACTTAA